The sequence below is a genomic window from Harpia harpyja isolate bHarHar1 chromosome 3, bHarHar1 primary haplotype, whole genome shotgun sequence.
TCCCTATGATGCTacaaaatagtttctttttctccagcaaagcttgTTCTCTAGACAGAGCAAAAGAGGGGATATCTTTCAGTTGCAAAACtaaaatttgaaaatgaaaggaaggggagagagagactaTATGAAAAAGATTTCCAGTGGTATCAGAAGGATACCAATTTGtagtatgaatttttttttttccttgccacgAATCAGTACCAAATATTAGGTTATCTGCATTTACTTTTCGCTACCAAAATCTGTAGTTTGCCTTGTATGAAGGGCTGCCAAGTCTGTACAACACTTAGAGTTCAATAGATGGTAGCTTTTCAGAATTTGGGTGGAGGTTGACATCATATATAAAATGGCTGTGGAAGAACTGACAATTTTTGTGATATCAAGAAGCAAGGCTggctaagcattttttttttttttaaatgctgtgaaaAAGGGGAAAGCTAACAGGAAATGCAATATTTAGAAAAACAGCTTGGCTGCTACAGTATGCATAGTAAACAGAACTGCTGTTaagctctttttgttttccttcccacaATTAGGTAAAAGATGGAGGTGGCGAACATCTTCCCTgtaaacaggaggaaaagagacTTACAAAACTAGGCCACTTGGGAGATCTAGATGTTAAGAAAGTTCCCAAAGGCAAAATTTCCATTGTGGAGGCTCTGACGCTTCTTAATAATCATAAACTTCATCCTCAAATATGGACCGCAGAGAAAATAGCAGTGGAATACAGTCTGGAACTGAAGGAGGTCAACTCTCTTCTGGAGTTCTTCATTCCTTTCACTGTGCAGGAATTTCctaaagaaaccaaaaaagcTATAAAGCCAACATAAAAAATACCTACCAAAACCGTGTGTGATCTCACTCGTGTCTTAATTTTACTCTTGAGTATATTCAGTGTCTGAAAAGAGTTGATAACGTATCATCCAACAAGGCTGCTTCCTTATACCAGTAAGATGTATTAAAGCAATTCCATTCTATATTGGATGGCTTCAGTTAAATGCAGCAATTATAGGGTACGGTTTGTAAACCAGAATCTAATAAGTTGTATAAGAGCATGTCACGTGATTCCGATTATCCCACCCACATGTTATGAGTTCAGTTAAAACATGCAAGTTCTTAGTGAGAACTTTACCTTAACAGGTTGCCTTTCTTAGCAGAGACTTCCTGGCCTTCAGCTGAATCAGTGCTCTGTGTGTATTAGCTCTGCAGTTTCATGTTACAGTGTTCTTTCAAGGAGTTGCTGTCAAGGTGTGCATATATACAAacagctgtatttcttttgtaTAAGAATGGAATAGTATTTATACTTTGTAAAGAAGGTTAACCACGAGATCATTTGGGAAATTCAGCTGTGtcaaacttaaaataaaaagaaggtgaATAGCAAGAAGGCCTCTTTCTGATGCTGGAACAGTAGTGGCTGATGTTTAGCTCCTCTTCCATTCTATTCTGATTTAGCTTAAATATCTGCACCTTGCCAGGTACTGTCTGTCAGTCAGTGAATTGTAAAGAGTGATGATCTTTTAGCGTCAGTCTCTTGCAGCAGTCTATGGCACCTACTGTATGAGAAATAATGGTTCATATTATAATTAATAGGTAGCTATGAAATGCAACTGGATCTAATTGGACCCCCTAGTACGTCTTCTGTAAATGTCTGCCTGTCCTGTTACAATAGCCCTTTTTCCCCATGGAGGCCTTGTCTGACTTATCCAGATGTGGGCTAGACCAGGTCATGTTTGCTTACAGTAAGTTACCCATGTGCTACCAGATAGAAGATGAAGAGCATCTTTTCCAGTTGTTAGTAAAGGACAACACAAACTGTGAGGTGGTGACAGTGGATTGTAACCTTGATACTGTGACTATTCAGGTCTGTGcaggtaaggaagaagttttgtACTGATGATTAATGCTCTAATGAAAACTGGTTCATGTTTTTCCAGATaagtggggagggggggtggtgaGGGCAGGTAATCAGAACTgatctttaaaaatgcattatggTTGCCTTcattcaaaagaaacaaaaccccaaaacttaatTTTATGCGGCACTAACATTCCTAGTGCCCATCACCAAAGAAACTGAATTTATTAAGAGGGTGGAAGTCAGTACCAGGCCTATAATGtaactttctttttaagaacttttcTGCCAGGTCTTACACTCTGGTAAATAGCTTACCAAGAAGATGATCAGCTTTGCTATTTCACACCAAGATTCTTTCCACTTCTCTCTCTGAGGTAGAACAAGGTATTTGCAGTACAGTTTGCCACAGTGTATTCAAGGTTTTGCTTGATTCATTTCTGAAGTACGTAACGCTGTACCTTAGTGGAAGATGACACCTGAGTGCATTGTGTAAAAATTTGAAATTGTTAGTCTTTGGATGTGTGGATTGGGGATAGGCTTGTCATTCTTCCTGTAATGTAATGGGGACAGAGCTGCACTCTGAAACTAATGCATCTGAGTTACGTACaatgttaagatttttttgttttccacaaaatacTCTGTTTTATAGAATGTTGTAACAGAAATACTTTATTGTTTGAGTACTGTTCATCCTAATGTAATACTTAAGGTAATACTCAGAAAACAGCTGTGGAATGCATTTGGTACAGATGCTGTTATTATTGGAGATGCTGtgatttccttctttaaaaatgaattttaattagGTATTGGAGTTGATGAAAAAGTCACTACAGTCGGCACCAGACAACAGCTTAACCGTGCCCCTTGACTAACTTGGTATGTATTTTGGCTTTCATCTGCCTTTGTGAACTGTCTTGTGATGTGGCTACACCGTTACAGTACCCTGTTTTATGTAGAAAGCCCCTAGAGGCATTATGGTATATTACTGCTTTGCTTCCACTCTTCAGCAGGCACGTGATGTTTGGTGCTCATCATGTTCAATGCTCCAGCCATATCTTCAGGACAAAATCCTGTCCATGAATGGGATGATTGCAAAGCTATCCCTGGTTTCTCTGGAGCCAGGATCTCGTCCTCAGCATATGTTGTCCATGGTGGGGAAGCAGGCAGGTCCCACAGCCCAGAGGTGGTCCAGGGATCCATCTCCCTGGAAGCAGGTGAACTGCCAGTGGCCGAGAAGGTTCCTCTGGAGTAGGGAACTTCTCCAGCACAGCATGTTCGCTTCAAAAAATTAGATGAAATGCAGTTTGCCGTTGGCACACAGATTCTTCTGCTGGTCACCTGCCCCACCTGCTGGGCAATGTCAAACCAGCATTACGAAGGCATTGATGGTATGGGATCATGTAAAATCTGTGCCTTTATCTATCCAAATTATCCATAGTCTGAATGTTTAGCTTCCTCTGTCTCTTCAGACATGGAGTGTTTTACTTGCCCAGAGCTCACAAGAAGATCCAGGAGCATGgatcttttctctttgctctggTGGGAAAGCCTGTCCTGATCAAGCACTCAACGCTACCATCTTGTCCTGTGTAGGCTACTGGCCACAGCCAGCTGCAAGGTCCTTGGCTGTGGGTGCTTAAGCTGTGTTCAAGTGAGTATGTGTTTGAAGATAACGCTGTCTTTAGGGTTGATGTCTGCGACAAGACTGTTCTCACTGttgcatcttttttcctttcttccattttcacGGGACTCTTTACTCGTCAGTTATCTGGTCTGCTTACCAGTTTCTGGTTTTGATGCAATTTCTGATCAGAAGAATGATGGTATTTTCTTTACACTTTTAACTTGGTTTTGACTGCGTCCCTTTCTGTCTAGATCCCTTTCCCATAGCTGTTTGGCTGTCAGCTTAAGGAAAAGGTACTCTTGAAGCAGCTGTTCTGAAGAGGTAATTATGGGGAATTTGTGGGAACCTGCAATTCAGTTTTCTGGTACTCATGTGGAgaatttttcatgtttcattgCCATGCATGTAGTGTACCAAATTTAGCTCAGATGTTTTTGGCCACCATAGAATCATTACATTTGGTAGGGAACAACCTGCTTCACTCAAACTGCTTTGTTCTTGCCGAATTAATGTAAAATGTGTAGCAAGTATCAGCTTTCTGAGCCTGTAAGGGAGTTGTTTCATTTCTAGTGTATGTGGCATTATTACACCAGTTTTCCAAATGTTACTGAATAAAGCCAGGGCCGCCTTGGGCACTGAGACAGATTGAATACACAGGGCAGGCTGAGCCTCATTTGGAAATGAGGGTTACGTTCCTGATGAGACATAAAATTGAATTTCTTCAGGGGAGTTCCAGCAGGTATACTGGAATTCCTGGCTTGAATTTTTCCAAAAAATGTCTCTTTAGGGGGAGTCTTTGTAGCTCGCTCACCCACGTTTTCTGGGACATAGTCCCGTTTCTCTAGCCTTGTTCTATCGTTAAGTCTATTCTCAGCCTTCTCCAGCTAGTCTTCCCTGCTATGAAAACTTTATGCAGCTCCACTCTTGGTCTTTACTAGCTCACATGCAAATGTTGGTTGTATTCTGCCCTTTTAGTATCAACAAcctgttttatttctgcagagcTCTCTTGCCTTCTAGGAGTAGCACATCTGCTGAGGTAAAGATGAGAGGACGGAGCACATGTTTTGCTCTGCAGAGCTTATGAATAGGACAGATTTTCAAAAGGGATGTAGCTTTTCATACATCTTCAAAAGCTGCTCTTTTGGGATATATGAAGCTAAGTAATctcctgctgtctcaccatgtaTTAATCGTAGCTAGGT
It includes:
- the NDUFAF4 gene encoding NADH dehydrogenase [ubiquinone] 1 alpha subcomplex assembly factor 4, giving the protein MGGRLARAFRNFNVESRARREISKEKPTPAPRHSTSRLDKLTEHLGIQEEIYRKDDKLLTLLKDVYVESRDPPVRVKDGGGEHLPCKQEEKRLTKLGHLGDLDVKKVPKGKISIVEALTLLNNHKLHPQIWTAEKIAVEYSLELKEVNSLLEFFIPFTVQEFPKETKKAIKPT